The genomic DNA GCGTGTTCTTGCACGTGGTGGATCTCGCACCAGTCGGCGGGGACGTCGCAGCCGGGGATGAGGCATTCGCGGTCTCTGAGCACGATCGCCCGCCGTTGGGTCGCGGTGAACAACCGCGCGCTGGTGCTGATCGCGACGATCGCACCCTTGTCGTCGAACAGCACCCGCTGGATCCCGCCCGCACACCCGGCGTGATCGGCCGCCCCGAGGGGGACGTCGTAGCCGGTGCCTTCGACTCTGGCCCGCCCGGTGCGGTTCGTGTAGTCCTCTGCGGTGACGGAGACGACCAGCGTCGGTGCCGCACCACCCAAGGTGGGCATGCCTCCGGAGGCCGCGGCGACCATCAGGGCGGTCGCGAACGCGTCGTGACGTTTCTGCGCGTGCGTGCGCATGTCCGCCAACTCCACCGGCGGCGATTTCGCCTTGTGCTCGGGGAGCCCGTCCACACGATCCGAGACGTCTTCGCCAGCACCGTACTCGGCGCTGCTGGAGTACTTCGCATCGAACCAGTCATCGTCGTCGCTATCGCCGCCGCTGCCGTCGCGATCGTCGGCGCTGCGGCTGCCGTCGCCGCTGTCGTCTGAGGGTCGGAAGCGCACCGTACTGCTGCTGCCTTTGTCTTCGGCTTTCGGGTTCAACAGCGAATCGATGAGTTTCTGCAACTGTGCTGCGACCTCCGGCAACACCTCGCCCCGCACCGGGACCGACCCGTCGCGGAGTTTCCCGATCGTGAAGAACCGGCGCCGCTTGCCCGCACGATCCGACGGCTCCGCCCCATCCGGATCCAACCTCGCGATGATATGCGCGGCCAGGGCGGCAAGCTCATCCACCGTCGGCAACGGCGCCCGCTCAGCGTTTACCGTCACCGTGCCATCCAGCGGCAGCCCGGCTGCGAACCTGGCCAGCACCGCATCCGCAGCCAACCGATCCGCGACCCCGATCCGCGCCGCTTTCATCAACGGGACCGTGCATGCCAGGAACCCGCCCACCGACAGCACCCCGTCCGCCAACGCGACCGCGAGCTCGGGGAACTTCCCCGGCAGCAACGCACCAGAGGTGATGTCGACCTCACGGTGCACCGCCCCCGCGGCGGCCACATACCGGCGCGAGGCAGGCCCATCCACGAGAAGGGTGCGCCGCAGCAGTTCGGCCGCATCACGGCATCCCGCCCGCGTCGACAACCGCCCGCCACGCTCGCACTGATCCCGCCCCACCACCTGATCCGTGACCGCGACGACCGCCCCACCCAACCGCCGCTGCACACGCCCCAACACCCGAACCACATCCAGAAGCTCGGCGTCGTCAGCGACGCGAAGATCACCACCCGCACCAGAGGAGCCCATCGCATCGGCCAACAACCGATCGATGCCCTCCAACTCCTCCGCCAGTGATCTCATACCCCCATTCAACAAGGGGCCACCGACATTCAAACCCCAGATCAGACCACCTTCACGAACTGTGCACAACCACCCGAAACCCCACACCCGTGGAGGAAGAGTTGGAGCCCCTATCCGAGCAGATCCACCGGGTTCACGACATCCGCGATCATAAGCAGCGCACCCATCCCGATCAGCAGCACCGCCACGATCACGGTCAGCGGTACGAGCCGCGTCGCGTCGACTGGAGCAGGCTGCGGTCGACGGAACACCTTCGCCCACGCGCGCCGGATCCCGTCCCACAGCGCCACGACGACGTGACCGCCATCAAGCGGCAGCAGCGGGATCAGGTTGAAGACGAACAGCGCGACGTTGAGCGACCCGAGAAGGTTGAGCAGCACGACGAACCGGTTGAGGACCGGAGCATCCGTCGCGGCGACCTCTCCGGCGAGGCGACCGACGCCGAC from Microbacterium profundi includes the following:
- a CDS encoding HNH endonuclease signature motif containing protein, whose amino-acid sequence is MRSLAEELEGIDRLLADAMGSSGAGGDLRVADDAELLDVVRVLGRVQRRLGGAVVAVTDQVVGRDQCERGGRLSTRAGCRDAAELLRRTLLVDGPASRRYVAAAGAVHREVDITSGALLPGKFPELAVALADGVLSVGGFLACTVPLMKAARIGVADRLAADAVLARFAAGLPLDGTVTVNAERAPLPTVDELAALAAHIIARLDPDGAEPSDRAGKRRRFFTIGKLRDGSVPVRGEVLPEVAAQLQKLIDSLLNPKAEDKGSSSTVRFRPSDDSGDGSRSADDRDGSGGDSDDDDWFDAKYSSSAEYGAGEDVSDRVDGLPEHKAKSPPVELADMRTHAQKRHDAFATALMVAAASGGMPTLGGAAPTLVVSVTAEDYTNRTGRARVEGTGYDVPLGAADHAGCAGGIQRVLFDDKGAIVAISTSARLFTATQRRAIVLRDRECLIPGCDVPADWCEIHHVQEHARGGPTHTSNGVPLCWHHHHTLDEGIWKIRMRNGLPEIRGPGWWDPYAKWRSPHLDYQAVDEALDHERHTEPESTWNTP